A window of the Brassica napus cultivar Da-Ae chromosome A2, Da-Ae, whole genome shotgun sequence genome harbors these coding sequences:
- the LOC125587544 gene encoding flavonol synthase 3-like, which translates to MAELVPSKFQGTSPVDIPIVDLSNNEDLVARAVVKASEEWGMFLVVNHGIPTELMRRLKELGTEFFELPEKEKEAVARPADSMDLEGYTTDYEKDKEGRKTWADHLFHRVWPASRINYRFWPKNSPDYREVNEEYAREIKKQSEKIMGWLSEGLGLHRDALKEGLGGETVEYLMKIIFYPPCPKLELLYGAPHHTDLNGITFLIADEVDGLQAYQDNKWVDVKYDDSSIVVIIADQIKRMSNGRYKSGEHRVTMDTVRTRLSWPVFAEPNLDHVVGPLAELVIDDAPKFKPYVYREYKYLF; encoded by the exons ATGGCCGAGTTAGTCCCCTCGAAGTTCCAAGGAACATCTCCGGTAGATATTCCTATCGTCGATCTAAGTAACAACGAAGACCTAGTGGCACGTGCGGTGGTGAAAGCAAGCGAGGAATGGGGGATGTTTCTGGTGGTTAACCACGGGATCCCAACCGAGCTGATGCGGCGGTTGAAAGAACTTGGGACAGAGTTCTTTGAGCTGCctgagaaggagaaggaagcCGTAGCTAGGCCAGCTGATTCTATGGACTTAGAAGGATACACAACGGATTACGAGAAAGATAAAGAAGGTAGAAAAACATGGGCTGATCATCTCTTTCACAGAGTCTGGCCAGCGTCAAGAATCAACTACAGATTCTGGCCTAAGAACTCTCCAGATTACAG AGAGGTGAATGAGGAGTATGCAAGGGAGATAAAGAAGCAGTCGGAGAAGATCATGGGGTGGTTATCAGAAGGATTAGGGTTACATCGTGATGCATTGAAGGAAGGTCTCGGCGGAGAAACGGTGGAGTATCTGATGAAGATAATTTTCTATCCGCCGTGTCCAAAACTCGAACTGCTCTACGGAGCTCCTCATCACACAGATCTCAATGGAATCACGTTCTTGATCGCTGATGAGGTAGATGGACTTCAGGCGTACCAGGATAACAAGTGGGTCGACGTCAAGTATGATGACTCCAGCATCGTCGTCATCATTGCCGATCAAATCAAG AGGATGAGCAATGGGAGGTATAAGAGTGGGGAGCATAGAGTGACGATGGATACGGTAAGGACGAGACTCTCGTGGCCGGTGTTCGCGGAACCGAACCTTGATCATGTCGTCGGACCTTTGGCGGAGCTAGTTATTGACGATGCTCCTAAGTTTAAGCCTTATGTCTACAGAGAGTACAAGtatcttttttga